The following coding sequences are from one Nicotiana tomentosiformis chromosome 3, ASM39032v3, whole genome shotgun sequence window:
- the LOC138908023 gene encoding uncharacterized protein — protein MDKISLDELVGNLKTQEMRKIEQRKEQPKRDKALVLKASEDDESDNDDPDLAIFAKFKRFMKNSKSASKREISSKSKKIDKANYDGCYMCSKLDHMVKDCLMWEIEWRKERAEKEKWEKMRENDLNKGKILAYEDSGSDKEEEKEDEAISLYAATDFDLWIIVSHGSILPTKMDSEGNKCNKREEKYDEQDRQLVQKNAKSVPCISAHDIRRTLEADFGDEDIEVALMAIEESKIDEEVIGMMDMSDSETEDETNELISNISCVKLDIKELESDKANLGEHVLELTSKNEKSPDIHGKGKMSDLQDKFEKELKSAKDNLCDAECRNKILQENLEKANYEFTRLSKWHRSSDALNWLNENCSYNKYRIGYRKSIP, from the exons ATGGACAAAATctcacttgatgagttggttggaAACTTAAAAACTCAAGAAATGAGAAAGATAGAACAACGCAAGGAACAACCAAAGAGGGATAAGGCCTTGGTTCTTAAGGCGTCTGAGGATGATGAATCTGACAATGATGATCCTGATCTAGCAATATTTGCCAAATTCAAGAGGTTCATGAAGAACTCCAAAAGTGCATCCAAGAGAGAAATTAGTAGTAAGTCTAAGAAGATCGACAAAGCTAACTATGATGGGTGCTACATGTGTAGCAAGCTAGATCACATGGTCAAGGACTGTCTAatgtgggaaattgaatggagGAAAGAACGAgctgaaaaagaaaaatgggagaagatGAGAGAAAATGATTTGAACAAAGGAAAAATCCTAG CATATGAGGATAGTGGAagtgataaagaagaagaaaaggaggaTGAGGCTATAAGCCTCTATGCT GCCACTGACTTTGACCTGTGGATAATTGTCAGTCATGGATCAATTCTCCCAACCAAAATGGATAGTGAAGGTAACAAGTGcaacaaaagagaagaaaaatatgatgagCAAGACCGTCAACTAGTTCAGAAAAATGCTAAA AGTGTCCCTTGCATCTCTGCTCATGATATACGGAGGACCTTAGAAGCTGACTTTGGAGATGAAGATATCGAAGTGGCATTGATGGCGATTGAAGAATCCAAAATAGATGAAGAAGTGATAGGAATGATGGATATGAGTGATTCAGAAACTGAAGATGAAACAAACGAG CTAATAAGCAATATTTCATGTGTCAAACTTGATATCAAAGAGCTTGAATCTGACAAAGCTAATTTAGGGGAACATGTTCTTGAACTTACTTCTAAGAATGAAAAGTCTCCTGATATACATGGTAAAGGAAAAATGAGTGATCTGCAGGATAAGTTTGAAAAGGAATTAAAAAGTGCTAAAGATAATCTTTGTGATGCTGAATGTAGAAATAAAATCCTGCAGGAAAATCTAGAAAAGGCTAATTATGAGTTCACTAGATTAAGTAAATGGCATAGATCTTCTGATGCCTTAAATTGGTTAAATGAAAATTGTAGCTATAACAAATACAGAATTGGCTACAGAAAATCTATTCCTTAG